Proteins found in one Flavobacterium channae genomic segment:
- a CDS encoding Crp/Fnr family transcriptional regulator, translated as MRDILDQAYSYIFEEALLDEIAKVAIYKEFKADDYLIEIGDYIKTMPLLLTGAIKILREDENGDELLLYFLERGDTCAMTLTCCMGQSKSRIRAIAETDGAMLMIPVEKMEEWLTKYKTWRNFVFDSYNVRLNEMLEAIDTLAFMNLDERLYKYLTDKAKVIGDTEIKNTHQEIAYEMHTSRVVISRLLKALELQGKIKLHRNKIEILQF; from the coding sequence ATGAGAGATATTTTAGATCAGGCCTACAGCTATATTTTTGAAGAAGCGCTATTAGATGAGATTGCTAAAGTGGCAATTTATAAAGAATTTAAAGCTGATGATTACTTAATTGAAATTGGTGATTATATCAAAACTATGCCTTTATTGCTTACTGGTGCTATTAAAATATTGAGAGAAGATGAAAATGGAGATGAATTATTATTGTATTTCTTAGAACGCGGAGATACTTGTGCAATGACTTTAACTTGTTGCATGGGACAATCGAAAAGTCGCATTCGTGCTATTGCCGAAACTGATGGCGCGATGTTAATGATTCCTGTAGAAAAAATGGAAGAATGGTTAACCAAATATAAAACGTGGCGAAACTTCGTTTTTGACAGCTACAACGTGCGTTTAAACGAAATGCTAGAAGCGATTGACACTTTAGCTTTCATGAATTTAGACGAACGTTTGTACAAATATTTGACTGATAAAGCAAAAGTTATTGGCGATACCGAAATCAAAAATACGCATCAGGAAATTGCTTATGAAATGCATACTTCTAGAGTTGTAATTTCACGATTACTGAAAGCCTTAGAGCTACAAGGAAAGATCAAGTTACATCGTAATAAAATAGAAATTCTTCAATTCTAA
- a CDS encoding sulfite exporter TauE/SafE family protein gives MEILGYIGALFIGLVLGLTGGGGSILTVPILVYLMSINPVTATAYSLFIVGTTSTFGAIQNYRKNLVDIKNGFIFAIPSFVAVYLTRKFIVPEIPDIIIETPILLSKNTFLMVFFAVIMVLGALSVLKNKNTSKEENKSIIFIGIQTFIIGIIIGLVGAGGGFLIIPSLILFAKLPMRKAVGTSLFIIAMNSLVGFIGDVQNITIDWAFLLLFSAISVTGIFIGMYLTKYTNENQLKKIFAYFVLIMAAIILLKEI, from the coding sequence ATGGAGATCTTAGGATATATTGGTGCTTTGTTCATTGGTTTAGTTTTAGGACTAACCGGTGGTGGTGGTTCTATTTTAACTGTTCCAATTTTAGTTTATTTAATGAGTATTAATCCTGTTACAGCAACAGCTTATTCATTATTTATTGTAGGAACAACGTCAACTTTTGGAGCCATTCAAAATTATCGTAAAAACTTAGTCGACATCAAAAACGGATTCATTTTTGCAATTCCATCATTTGTTGCGGTTTATTTAACTCGAAAATTCATAGTTCCAGAAATTCCAGATATCATAATAGAAACGCCAATTCTATTAAGCAAAAACACTTTTTTAATGGTATTTTTTGCAGTAATTATGGTACTTGGAGCACTTTCGGTCCTAAAAAATAAAAACACTAGTAAGGAAGAAAATAAAAGTATAATTTTCATTGGAATTCAAACTTTTATAATCGGAATTATCATAGGATTAGTTGGTGCAGGTGGTGGATTTTTAATTATCCCATCTTTAATTCTATTTGCTAAATTACCAATGCGAAAAGCTGTTGGAACTTCATTATTTATTATTGCTATGAATTCATTAGTAGGATTTATAGGCGATGTACAAAACATAACAATAGATTGGGCATTTTTGTTACTATTTTCGGCAATTTCAGTTACCGGAATTTTTATTGGAATGTATCTTACAAAATACACAAACGAAAACCAATTAAAGAAGATTTTTGCTTACTTTGTATTAATAATGGCCGCAATCATCTTGTTAAAAGAAATATAA
- a CDS encoding MBL fold metallo-hydrolase, which yields MKIEQIYTGCIAHAAYYIESNGEAAIFDPLREVQPYIEKAQKANATIKYIFETHFHADFVSGHLDLAKKTGASIVYGPTAKPNFECIVAADGQEFKVGGVTIKAIHTPGHTLESTCYLVTDETGKQHGIITGDTLFIGDVGRPDLAQELVEDLTQEILAGHLFDSLRNKIMPLSDDLIVYPNHGAGSACGKNMSKETTDTLGNQKKVNYALRADMTKEEFIKELLDGLTPPPAYFPQNVLMNIQGYESLDAVMSKAETPLHPKEFEAVANQTDALILDVRNENDFVKEHIPGSIFIGLHGQFAPWVGALIRDTKQPILLITPEGKEVETITRLSRVGFDNTLGFLSGGIEAWKAAGYETDSIESISPEIFATQYETAPVIDSRKPGEFTAEHVVNAKNIPLDYVNEQLAEVPKDEKFFIHCAGGYRSVIMSSILKARGYHNMINVEKGMAGIRTTEIPLTAYVCPSTLK from the coding sequence ATGAAAATCGAACAAATATATACAGGATGTATCGCTCACGCAGCTTACTACATTGAAAGTAATGGAGAAGCAGCAATTTTTGATCCATTAAGAGAAGTACAACCATATATTGAAAAAGCACAAAAAGCCAATGCGACTATAAAGTACATTTTTGAAACGCATTTTCATGCAGATTTCGTTTCGGGACATTTAGATTTGGCTAAGAAAACAGGAGCTTCAATTGTTTATGGTCCCACTGCAAAACCTAATTTTGAATGCATTGTTGCCGCTGATGGACAAGAGTTCAAAGTGGGCGGAGTAACTATTAAAGCGATTCACACTCCAGGTCACACGTTAGAAAGTACGTGTTATTTAGTTACAGATGAAACTGGAAAACAACACGGAATTATCACTGGAGATACTTTATTTATTGGTGATGTAGGTCGTCCTGATTTAGCACAAGAATTGGTAGAAGATTTAACGCAAGAAATTTTAGCGGGTCATTTATTTGATTCATTACGTAATAAAATCATGCCTTTGAGCGATGATTTAATTGTATATCCAAATCACGGTGCTGGAAGTGCTTGTGGAAAAAACATGAGTAAGGAAACCACCGATACTTTAGGCAATCAAAAGAAAGTCAATTACGCTTTAAGAGCCGATATGACTAAAGAAGAATTCATTAAAGAATTATTAGATGGGTTAACGCCTCCTCCTGCTTATTTTCCACAAAATGTATTGATGAACATTCAAGGATATGAAAGTTTAGATGCGGTAATGTCAAAAGCAGAAACACCTTTACATCCAAAAGAATTTGAAGCCGTTGCAAATCAAACAGATGCCTTAATTTTAGATGTTCGAAATGAGAATGATTTCGTAAAAGAACATATTCCAGGATCAATTTTTATTGGATTACATGGGCAATTTGCGCCTTGGGTTGGTGCTTTAATTAGGGATACTAAACAACCTATTTTATTAATTACACCAGAAGGAAAAGAAGTTGAAACCATTACTAGATTGTCTCGTGTAGGTTTTGACAATACATTAGGATTTTTGTCTGGCGGAATCGAAGCATGGAAAGCAGCTGGCTATGAAACAGATAGTATTGAATCTATTTCTCCTGAAATTTTTGCAACACAATACGAAACTGCTCCAGTAATCGACTCAAGAAAACCAGGAGAATTCACAGCAGAACATGTGGTAAACGCTAAAAACATTCCATTAGATTACGTTAACGAACAATTAGCCGAAGTACCAAAAGATGAAAAATTCTTCATTCATTGCGCAGGAGGATATCGTTCAGTAATCATGTCATCAATCTTAAAAGCAAGAGGTTACCATAACATGATTAACGTAGAAAAAGGAATGGCTGGAATAAGAACTACCGAAATTCCTTTAACGGCTTATGTTTGTCCGAGCACTTTGAAATAA